In a genomic window of Streptomyces roseoviridis:
- a CDS encoding NADH-quinone oxidoreductase subunit A: MREPTVVAADHATGYAADHAADYFQTYSVVGLLAVLGVLFVAVAFGAGRLLRPVVPTPEKLLTYECGVDPVGEGWAHTQVRYYVYAFLYVIFAVDSIFLFPWATVFAAPGYGATTLVEMFVFLGFLAVGLLYAYKKGVLTWT, translated from the coding sequence GTGCGGGAACCGACCGTTGTCGCGGCGGACCACGCGACGGGTTACGCGGCGGACCACGCGGCGGACTACTTCCAGACGTACTCCGTCGTCGGCCTGCTGGCCGTCCTGGGCGTGCTCTTCGTCGCGGTCGCCTTCGGCGCCGGGCGGCTGCTCCGCCCCGTCGTGCCGACCCCGGAGAAGCTCCTCACCTACGAGTGCGGCGTCGACCCGGTGGGGGAGGGCTGGGCCCACACCCAGGTCCGCTACTACGTCTACGCCTTCCTCTACGTGATCTTCGCCGTCGACTCGATCTTCCTCTTCCCCTGGGCCACGGTCTTCGCCGCGCCCGGCTACGGGGCGACGACCCTCGTCGAGATGTTCGTCTTCCTCGGCTTCCTGGCCGTGGGACTGCTCTACGCGTACAAGAAGGGCGTCCTGACATGGACGTGA
- a CDS encoding NADH-quinone oxidoreductase subunit I → MPPIPGSGLAKGLAVTLRTMTRKNVTAQYPDVQPELPPRSRGVIGLFEENCTVCMLCARECPDWCIYIDSHKETVPPAAPGGRERSRNVLDRFAIDFSLCMYCGICIEVCPFDALFWSPEFEYAETDIHELTHERDKLREWMWTVPEPPALDPRAEEPKEFAAARKAAEKAAAQAAAEAAAQAQQQEGPQ, encoded by the coding sequence ATGCCTCCCATCCCCGGCTCCGGCCTCGCCAAGGGCCTCGCCGTCACCCTGCGGACGATGACCCGCAAGAACGTCACCGCGCAGTACCCGGACGTCCAGCCCGAGCTGCCGCCCCGCTCCCGCGGGGTCATCGGGCTGTTCGAGGAGAACTGCACGGTGTGCATGCTGTGCGCCCGCGAGTGCCCCGACTGGTGCATCTACATCGACTCCCACAAGGAGACGGTCCCGCCGGCCGCCCCCGGCGGGCGGGAGCGCAGCCGCAACGTCCTCGACCGCTTCGCGATCGACTTCTCGCTGTGCATGTACTGCGGCATCTGCATCGAGGTGTGCCCCTTCGACGCGCTGTTCTGGTCGCCCGAGTTCGAGTACGCGGAGACCGACATCCACGAGCTGACCCACGAGCGCGACAAGCTGCGCGAGTGGATGTGGACGGTGCCGGAGCCGCCCGCGCTCGACCCGCGCGCGGAGGAGCCGAAGGAGTTCGCCGCGGCCCGCAAGGCGGCGGAGAAGGCCGCCGCCCAGGCCGCCGCCGAGGCCGCCGCCCAGGCCCAGCAGCAGGAGGGCCCGCAGTGA
- a CDS encoding NADH-quinone oxidoreductase subunit J family protein, which produces MTLAVQTLAARTDGFLSPTGVEIAFLLVGLVTLGAALVTVTTKQLVHAALWLVVALGGLAVEYLLLTAEFIAWVQVLIYVGSVVVLLLFGLMLTKAPIGRSPDSDSGNRPVALAVALAAAAALVWVVLDAFRTTWIDLDGPAQGSTKVSGEILFRHWVLPFEALSVLLLAALVGAIVLSRKKNGEEG; this is translated from the coding sequence GTGACCCTCGCCGTGCAGACCCTCGCCGCCCGGACCGACGGCTTCCTCTCGCCCACCGGCGTCGAGATCGCCTTCCTCCTCGTCGGCCTCGTCACCCTCGGCGCGGCCCTCGTCACCGTCACCACCAAGCAGCTCGTCCACGCCGCCCTGTGGCTGGTCGTGGCGCTCGGCGGCCTCGCCGTCGAGTACCTGCTGCTCACCGCCGAGTTCATCGCCTGGGTCCAGGTGCTGATCTACGTCGGTTCCGTCGTCGTCCTCCTCCTCTTCGGCCTCATGCTCACCAAGGCCCCCATCGGCCGCTCCCCGGACTCCGACTCGGGCAACCGGCCGGTCGCCCTCGCCGTCGCACTGGCCGCAGCGGCCGCCCTGGTGTGGGTGGTCCTGGACGCCTTCCGCACCACCTGGATCGACCTCGACGGGCCCGCCCAGGGCTCCACCAAGGTCTCCGGCGAGATCCTCTTCCGGCACTGGGTGCTGCCCTTCGAGGCGCTGTCCGTGCTGCTGCTCGCCGCCCTCGTCGGTGCCATCGTCCTGTCCCGGAAGAAGAACGGAGAGGAAGGCTGA
- a CDS encoding NADH-quinone oxidoreductase subunit C, whose amino-acid sequence MNPYDTLPDGVTEIFGEEATAERAFDLLTVDVPTGSWIAALEIARDKLGCTYFDWLSAVDEPDTGFRVCAHVASLEAGHVRRLLLRTTVPHSAAVLPSAVSVYAGAAWHERETYEMFGVTFTDHPHLVHLLLPENFEGHPLRKDFVLAARVAKAWPGAKEPGESHDPNAPKRRQMLPPGVPDPNEWGPLKGQLPPAPARPARGAGAAADRPARRPRPTEGAEPPTTGPRRARSASAGSATQRAEAPAAGESTEATPGASPAAAGPRRARSASAGSASQRAEASAPSPGTSVPGADAAAPAADPSAGADAPAPSGRAAEAAPGAAEGSAAPGAEERSRPAGQSAGAAPTGPRRNRSASAGSASQRAEAPAADESAEAAAVDPSAGAAPAGPRRNRSASAGSASQRAEAPKRPAPAPRTRSSDAPWHHARPAFDEEPTAPAAPADPGNPSETPAPGPEEPAGGRTSAAVPDEPATPAPRTEPGSAHGSKAVDPSTSGEAPDTSPDAPPAPGTDEAPPAEAAAEATDALPAPAAEGTAPEADAAEGAAPAVSPASGDADGTAPAGEASAALPASGGAQAATPVGQEDQSSGTPGSAAARPTSRDAERTAPEGEVPDVSPASGDADGTARAGEAPAAPPTSRDADRPAPEGEAPDVPPLRGDGRAGRPRTDSPTDPAGGDPA is encoded by the coding sequence GTGAACCCGTACGACACCCTCCCCGACGGCGTCACCGAGATCTTCGGCGAGGAGGCGACGGCGGAGCGGGCCTTCGACCTGCTGACCGTCGACGTCCCGACCGGCTCGTGGATCGCGGCGCTCGAGATCGCCCGGGACAAGCTGGGCTGCACGTACTTCGACTGGCTGAGCGCGGTCGACGAGCCGGACACGGGCTTCCGCGTGTGCGCCCACGTCGCGTCGCTGGAGGCGGGGCACGTCCGCCGCCTCCTCCTGCGCACGACGGTCCCGCACAGCGCCGCCGTCCTGCCGTCCGCGGTGTCCGTCTACGCCGGAGCGGCGTGGCACGAGCGCGAGACGTACGAGATGTTCGGCGTCACCTTCACCGACCACCCGCACCTGGTCCACCTCCTCCTCCCGGAGAACTTCGAGGGCCACCCCCTGCGCAAGGACTTCGTGCTCGCCGCCCGCGTGGCCAAGGCGTGGCCGGGTGCCAAGGAACCGGGCGAGTCCCACGACCCCAACGCCCCCAAGCGCCGCCAGATGCTTCCCCCGGGCGTCCCCGACCCCAACGAGTGGGGTCCCCTCAAGGGCCAGCTCCCGCCTGCCCCGGCCCGTCCCGCCCGCGGCGCGGGCGCTGCCGCCGACCGCCCCGCCCGCCGGCCCCGCCCGACGGAGGGCGCGGAACCCCCGACCACCGGTCCGCGCCGCGCGCGGAGCGCGAGCGCGGGTTCGGCGACCCAGCGCGCGGAGGCGCCCGCGGCGGGCGAGTCGACGGAGGCGACGCCGGGCGCGTCCCCGGCCGCGGCCGGTCCGCGGCGCGCGCGGAGCGCGAGTGCGGGTTCGGCGAGCCAGCGTGCGGAGGCGTCCGCGCCTTCGCCCGGCACGTCGGTTCCTGGTGCGGACGCGGCTGCGCCCGCGGCGGACCCGTCTGCCGGTGCGGACGCCCCTGCCCCTTCCGGCCGAGCTGCCGAGGCGGCCCCCGGTGCGGCCGAGGGTTCGGCGGCTCCCGGTGCGGAGGAACGTTCACGGCCGGCGGGCCAGTCCGCCGGAGCGGCCCCCACCGGTCCGCGCCGCAATCGGAGTGCGAGCGCGGGTTCGGCGAGCCAGCGCGCGGAGGCGCCCGCGGCGGATGAGTCCGCTGAGGCGGCTGCGGTGGACCCGTCTGCCGGTGCGGCCCCCGCCGGTCCGCGCCGCAACCGGAGCGCGAGCGCGGGTTCGGCGAGCCAGCGCGCGGAGGCGCCCAAGCGACCGGCGCCCGCGCCCCGTACGCGGAGCTCGGACGCCCCGTGGCACCACGCCCGTCCGGCGTTCGACGAGGAACCGACGGCTCCCGCGGCCCCGGCGGACCCCGGGAACCCCAGCGAGACTCCGGCCCCCGGCCCGGAGGAACCGGCCGGCGGCCGCACCAGCGCCGCCGTCCCGGACGAGCCCGCGACTCCCGCGCCCCGGACGGAGCCGGGCTCTGCCCACGGCTCGAAGGCCGTCGATCCCTCCACGAGTGGAGAGGCCCCGGACACCAGTCCGGACGCCCCGCCCGCCCCGGGCACCGACGAGGCCCCGCCGGCCGAGGCCGCGGCGGAGGCCACGGACGCCCTGCCCGCGCCCGCCGCCGAAGGCACTGCCCCGGAGGCGGACGCCGCAGAGGGCGCGGCCCCCGCAGTCTCACCCGCATCGGGTGACGCCGACGGCACCGCCCCGGCGGGCGAGGCGTCCGCCGCCCTGCCGGCGTCGGGCGGCGCCCAGGCCGCCACCCCGGTCGGCCAGGAGGACCAGTCCTCCGGCACCCCCGGCAGCGCCGCCGCCCGACCCACGTCACGTGACGCCGAGCGCACGGCCCCCGAGGGCGAGGTGCCCGACGTCTCACCCGCATCGGGTGACGCCGACGGCACCGCCCGGGCGGGCGAGGCGCCCGCCGCCCCACCCACGTCACGTGACGCCGACCGACCCGCCCCCGAGGGCGAGGCGCCCGACGTCCCGCCCCTCCGGGGCGACGGCCGCGCCGGGCGGCCCCGTACCGACAGTCCCACCGACCCCGCCGGAGGCGATCCCGCGTGA
- a CDS encoding NADH-quinone oxidoreductase subunit L, whose translation MTTTTLAVLVPLLPFLGSAAGLLLGRTAPGFVRPLAVLPTLAATVLAVLVAIRQGGGKALDAATQLTPTGSVPIDLALHIDGFAAVVAVLVAVVATCVQIYSTGYLRDDPRYPSYAALVSLFTSAMLLVVYSGDLMVLLVGWEVMGICSYFLVGHYWETPEARSASLKAFLVTKLGDVPFLIGLFALAVDAGTFRITGVLGAVANGGLDHPTPVALLLLAGVAGKSAQFPLHTWLPDAMAGPTPVSALIHAATMVAAGVYFVARLLPVFAASGAALTVLAVMAAVTMAGSALAALAQDDIKRVLAYSTIGQLGYMAGALAVADRGAAVFHLLAHGAFKALLFLAAGAVIHAAGTNSLSAMSRMSGLTKRAPDAYWTMTVGLLALAAIPPFAGFFSKEAVLVAAEHTAVGDRTAAPAGAGWIVLVAGLLTALLTAAYAARLWLLAFRGRGAEAPDHGRQPVTMTAVLWVLAVPSLGFGLTAGHLDDWFDGHPLTPTVTTAVLGTGLAVVGAAVTYAVWQRTRVLAARTPLGAVAAHPEGDAGLVEAEAIASHTPAYGDIASAPDPADPGRALLGPLHRAAAAGFHLDAVYRTLFVRPVLAAASLVRFLDREVVDTYVRGAGDSARGLGWLVRRAQTGNVQTYLSALLAGSVVLAIVAVVLANAAAGA comes from the coding sequence GTGACCACCACGACCCTCGCCGTCCTCGTCCCCCTCCTGCCCTTCCTCGGTTCCGCCGCCGGCCTGCTCCTGGGCCGGACCGCGCCCGGCTTCGTGCGCCCGCTCGCCGTGCTCCCGACGCTCGCCGCGACCGTCCTCGCCGTGCTCGTCGCGATCCGGCAGGGCGGCGGGAAGGCCCTCGACGCCGCCACCCAGCTCACCCCCACCGGCTCCGTCCCCATCGATCTGGCCCTGCACATCGACGGCTTCGCCGCCGTCGTCGCCGTCCTGGTCGCAGTGGTCGCCACCTGCGTGCAGATCTACTCGACCGGCTATCTGCGCGACGACCCGCGCTACCCCTCGTACGCGGCGCTGGTCTCCCTCTTCACCTCCGCCATGCTGCTCGTCGTCTACTCCGGCGACCTGATGGTGCTCCTGGTCGGCTGGGAGGTCATGGGCATCTGCTCGTACTTCCTCGTCGGGCACTACTGGGAGACCCCCGAGGCCCGCTCGGCCTCCCTGAAGGCATTCCTCGTCACCAAGCTCGGTGACGTCCCCTTCCTGATCGGCCTGTTCGCGCTGGCCGTCGACGCGGGCACCTTCCGCATCACCGGCGTGCTCGGCGCGGTCGCCAACGGCGGCCTCGACCACCCCACCCCGGTGGCGCTGCTGCTCCTCGCCGGCGTGGCGGGCAAGTCCGCCCAGTTCCCGCTGCACACCTGGCTCCCGGACGCCATGGCCGGTCCCACCCCCGTCTCCGCGCTGATCCACGCGGCGACGATGGTCGCCGCCGGCGTCTACTTCGTCGCCCGGCTGCTGCCGGTCTTCGCCGCCTCCGGCGCCGCCCTGACCGTGCTCGCCGTGATGGCCGCGGTCACCATGGCCGGCTCGGCGCTCGCCGCGCTCGCCCAGGACGACATCAAGCGGGTCCTCGCCTACTCGACGATCGGCCAGCTCGGCTACATGGCGGGCGCCCTCGCCGTCGCCGACCGCGGGGCCGCCGTCTTCCACCTCCTTGCGCACGGCGCCTTCAAGGCACTGCTCTTCCTCGCCGCGGGCGCGGTCATCCACGCCGCCGGCACCAACTCGCTCTCGGCCATGTCCCGGATGAGCGGACTGACCAAGCGCGCGCCCGACGCCTACTGGACGATGACCGTCGGCCTGCTCGCGCTCGCCGCGATCCCGCCCTTCGCCGGCTTCTTCTCCAAGGAAGCCGTCCTCGTCGCCGCCGAGCACACCGCCGTCGGCGACCGCACCGCCGCCCCCGCCGGCGCCGGCTGGATCGTGCTCGTCGCCGGCCTGCTGACGGCGCTGCTCACCGCCGCGTACGCCGCCCGGCTGTGGCTGCTCGCCTTCCGCGGCCGGGGCGCCGAAGCCCCCGATCACGGCCGCCAGCCCGTCACGATGACGGCCGTCCTGTGGGTGCTCGCCGTCCCCTCCCTCGGCTTCGGACTGACCGCCGGCCACCTCGACGACTGGTTCGACGGCCACCCGCTGACCCCGACCGTCACCACCGCCGTCCTCGGCACCGGCCTCGCCGTCGTCGGCGCAGCCGTCACCTACGCGGTCTGGCAGCGCACCCGCGTCCTCGCGGCCCGTACCCCGCTCGGCGCCGTCGCCGCCCACCCCGAGGGCGACGCCGGTCTCGTCGAGGCCGAGGCCATCGCGAGCCACACCCCCGCCTACGGGGACATCGCCTCGGCCCCGGACCCGGCCGACCCCGGCCGCGCCCTGCTCGGCCCGCTCCACCGGGCGGCGGCCGCCGGCTTCCACCTGGACGCCGTCTACCGGACGCTGTTCGTCCGCCCCGTCCTCGCCGCCGCCTCGCTGGTCCGCTTCCTGGACCGCGAGGTCGTCGACACCTACGTACGCGGCGCGGGCGACAGCGCCAGGGGCCTCGGCTGGCTCGTCCGCCGCGCCCAGACGGGCAACGTGCAGACCTACCTCAGCGCCCTGCTCGCCGGCTCCGTCGTCCTGGCGATCGTCGCCGTCGTCCTCGCCAACGCCGCCGCCGGAGCGTGA
- a CDS encoding NADH-quinone oxidoreductase subunit B family protein produces MDVTPLPAPKLGPLARLAPEPMKVVLNWGRRYSLWVFNFGLACCAIEFIAASMARHDFIRLGVIPFAPGPRQADLMIVSGTVTDKMAPAVKRLYEQMPEPKYVISFGACSNCGGPYWDSYSVTKGVDQIIPVDVYVPGCPPRPEALLQGILKLQEKIARENLGERYGAGAPSVSQLTSGLVAAPKPGGDAR; encoded by the coding sequence ATGGACGTGACCCCGCTCCCCGCCCCGAAGCTCGGCCCGCTCGCCCGACTGGCCCCCGAGCCGATGAAGGTGGTCCTGAACTGGGGCCGCCGCTACAGCCTCTGGGTGTTCAACTTCGGCCTCGCCTGCTGCGCGATCGAGTTCATCGCCGCGTCGATGGCCCGCCACGACTTCATCCGGCTCGGCGTGATCCCCTTCGCGCCGGGCCCGCGCCAGGCCGACCTGATGATCGTCTCCGGCACGGTGACGGACAAGATGGCGCCCGCCGTGAAGCGGCTGTACGAGCAGATGCCCGAGCCGAAGTACGTCATCTCCTTCGGCGCCTGTTCCAACTGCGGCGGCCCGTACTGGGACTCGTACTCGGTCACCAAGGGCGTCGACCAGATCATTCCGGTGGACGTGTACGTGCCGGGCTGCCCGCCGCGCCCCGAAGCGCTCCTCCAGGGCATCCTCAAGCTCCAGGAGAAGATCGCGCGGGAGAACCTGGGCGAGCGGTACGGGGCCGGGGCGCCGTCGGTGTCCCAGCTGACCAGCGGCCTGGTGGCCGCGCCGAAGCCGGGCGGTGACGCGCGGTGA
- a CDS encoding sensor histidine kinase encodes MSDRRTDTPSEAGTDTRTDARTDARTGTRVDAPADAGTGARADAPADTGTGTPADASLPPARFALGRHTWKEVAHLLADLPCALAGFLYSVVTVSLGVGLAVTVVGLPLLALGLSGARGMGRAERARARGLLGVRVDEPSRLPGGDGFFGWLWSRLRDPVAWRSQLYGFIRLPWGVLAFTVTLVSLFVLWPVLPFLARGLSNVDRALVRGLLSPSDELERRIAELESDRGVVVDTAAADLRRIERDLHDGAQARLVALAMGLGLAKEKLLDDPEAAAAMVDEAHGEVKLALQELRDLARGIHPAVLTDRGLDAALSAVAARCTVPVRVSVDLAERPAEAIEGIAYFTVSELLQNVSKHSRARSASVEVWRAKDRLMLQVRDDGVGGARLDGARLDGGGTGMAGLAERLGAVDGVFVVDSPTGGPTVVTAELPWRDRTPSTAARR; translated from the coding sequence ATGAGCGACCGCCGCACCGACACCCCCTCCGAAGCCGGGACCGACACGCGGACCGATGCCCGGACCGATGCCCGGACCGGCACCCGGGTCGACGCCCCGGCCGATGCCGGGACCGGCGCACGGGCCGACGCCCCGGCCGACACCGGGACCGGCACCCCGGCCGACGCCTCGCTGCCGCCCGCGCGGTTCGCCCTCGGCCGGCACACCTGGAAGGAGGTCGCGCACCTCCTCGCCGACCTCCCGTGCGCGCTGGCCGGCTTCCTGTACTCCGTGGTGACCGTCTCGCTCGGCGTGGGCCTCGCGGTCACGGTCGTCGGTCTGCCGCTGCTCGCGCTCGGCCTCTCTGGTGCGCGCGGCATGGGACGGGCGGAACGGGCCCGGGCGCGCGGGCTGCTCGGCGTCCGCGTGGACGAGCCGAGCCGGCTGCCGGGCGGGGACGGGTTCTTCGGCTGGCTGTGGTCGCGCCTCAGGGATCCGGTGGCCTGGCGCAGTCAGCTGTACGGGTTCATCCGGCTGCCCTGGGGCGTGCTGGCCTTCACGGTGACCCTGGTGTCGCTGTTCGTGCTGTGGCCGGTGCTGCCGTTCCTGGCGCGCGGCCTGTCCAACGTGGACCGGGCCCTGGTGCGGGGGCTGCTGTCGCCCTCGGACGAGCTGGAGCGGCGGATCGCGGAGCTGGAGTCGGACCGGGGCGTGGTCGTGGACACCGCCGCCGCCGACCTGCGCCGCATCGAACGCGACCTGCACGACGGCGCCCAAGCCCGGCTCGTCGCCCTCGCGATGGGGCTCGGTCTCGCGAAGGAGAAGCTCCTCGACGACCCGGAGGCGGCCGCGGCGATGGTCGACGAGGCGCACGGCGAGGTCAAGCTCGCCCTCCAGGAGCTGCGCGACCTGGCCCGGGGCATCCACCCGGCCGTCCTCACCGACCGCGGCCTCGACGCCGCACTCTCCGCCGTCGCCGCCCGCTGCACCGTCCCGGTGCGGGTCTCGGTCGACCTGGCCGAGCGGCCCGCCGAGGCGATCGAGGGCATCGCCTACTTCACCGTGTCCGAGCTGCTGCAGAACGTCTCCAAGCACTCCCGGGCCCGTTCCGCCTCGGTGGAGGTGTGGCGGGCGAAGGACCGCCTGATGCTCCAGGTCCGCGACGACGGCGTGGGCGGGGCACGGCTCGACGGGGCGCGGCTCGACGGCGGCGGTACGGGGATGGCGGGGCTCGCGGAACGGCTCGGCGCGGTCGACGGCGTCTTCGTCGTGGACTCGCCGACGGGCGGGCCGACGGTGGTCACGGCGGAGCTGCCCTGGCGGGACCGTACGCCGTCCACCGCGGCGCGCCGGTAG
- the nuoK gene encoding NADH-quinone oxidoreductase subunit NuoK, with protein MHLAYPAVLAALLFSVGLYGVLARRNAILVLMSVELMLNAVNLNLVAFDVWLRDTLHAGQALTLFTIAIAAAEIGIGLAIVLMVHRNRGTADVDRLRDTAEPRGTEETPSAGEKAEATA; from the coding sequence ATGCACCTCGCCTACCCGGCCGTCCTCGCCGCCCTGCTGTTCTCCGTCGGGCTGTACGGAGTCCTCGCCCGCCGCAACGCGATCCTGGTCCTGATGTCCGTCGAGCTCATGCTCAACGCCGTCAACCTCAACCTGGTCGCCTTCGACGTGTGGCTCCGCGACACCCTCCACGCGGGCCAGGCCCTCACCCTCTTCACCATCGCCATCGCCGCCGCGGAGATCGGCATCGGTCTCGCGATCGTCCTGATGGTCCACCGCAACCGCGGCACCGCCGACGTCGACCGCCTCCGTGACACGGCCGAACCCCGCGGCACCGAGGAAACGCCGTCCGCCGGCGAGAAGGCCGAGGCCACCGCGTGA
- a CDS encoding NADH-quinone oxidoreductase subunit M has translation MQFLLALIVAGPLVGAVAALLPAPPGLKGSSPDQAVLRHGVTVTGAVLLATVVLALGFDHDHPSTMQATTDISWIRALDVRIHLGVDGISLPLLVLTALLTFLCALYSYFKPPTGPAPRAFVALLLVLESGTLATFAVLDLVLFFLAFEMVLIPMYFLIARWGGEGRQAAAWKFVLYTLLGSVVMLLGLLLVGLKAGTFDMVALATDNGRGLTTSVQVIAVLAIGVGLAVKTPMWPLHTWLPDAHTAAPTVGSVLLAGVLLKMGTYGFVRIVLPIAPDGMRAFAPYLAAFAVAGIIYGSLACLALARPGSKGDLKRLIAYSSVGHMGFVLLGIATMTPTGVNGALFANIAHGLITGLLFFLAGAVKDRYGTADLDTLAGATGAALYGRAPRLGALLAFAAVASLGLPGLAGFWGEMLALFGAFDPAEGLSRPAFLTYTAIGAFGTLLTAAYLLVVVRRVCMGGPRPSGEAAIADVQGYELAAWTPLVALTVLAGLWPAVLLGLTDPAVQQLLAGGTQ, from the coding sequence ATGCAGTTCCTTCTGGCGTTGATCGTCGCCGGCCCGCTCGTCGGCGCCGTCGCCGCCCTCCTGCCGGCCCCGCCCGGCCTGAAGGGATCGTCACCCGACCAGGCCGTGCTCCGCCACGGCGTCACCGTCACCGGCGCCGTCCTGCTCGCCACGGTCGTCCTCGCCCTCGGCTTCGACCACGACCACCCCTCGACGATGCAGGCCACGACCGACATCAGCTGGATCAGGGCACTCGACGTGCGCATCCACCTCGGTGTCGACGGCATCTCCCTCCCCCTCCTCGTCCTGACCGCGCTGCTCACCTTCCTGTGCGCGCTGTACAGCTACTTCAAGCCCCCCACGGGCCCCGCGCCCCGGGCCTTCGTCGCCCTGCTCCTCGTGCTCGAGTCCGGCACCCTGGCGACCTTCGCCGTCCTCGACCTCGTGCTGTTCTTCCTGGCCTTCGAGATGGTCCTCATCCCGATGTACTTCCTCATCGCCCGCTGGGGCGGCGAGGGCAGGCAGGCCGCCGCCTGGAAGTTCGTGCTCTACACGCTGCTCGGCTCCGTCGTCATGCTGCTCGGTCTCCTCCTCGTGGGCCTGAAGGCGGGCACGTTCGACATGGTGGCACTCGCCACTGACAACGGCCGTGGACTGACCACGTCCGTGCAGGTCATCGCCGTTCTCGCGATCGGCGTCGGCCTCGCGGTGAAGACCCCGATGTGGCCGCTGCACACCTGGCTGCCGGACGCCCACACCGCCGCCCCCACCGTCGGCTCCGTCCTCCTCGCCGGCGTGCTCCTGAAGATGGGCACCTACGGCTTCGTGCGGATCGTGCTGCCGATCGCCCCCGACGGCATGCGCGCCTTCGCCCCGTACCTCGCCGCCTTCGCCGTCGCCGGGATCATCTACGGGTCGCTCGCCTGCCTCGCGCTCGCGAGGCCCGGCAGCAAGGGCGACCTCAAGCGCCTGATCGCGTACTCCTCCGTCGGCCACATGGGCTTCGTGCTGCTCGGCATCGCCACCATGACCCCCACCGGGGTCAACGGCGCCCTCTTCGCCAACATCGCCCACGGCCTCATCACCGGCCTGCTCTTCTTCCTCGCCGGCGCCGTCAAGGACCGCTACGGCACCGCCGACCTCGACACGCTCGCCGGGGCCACCGGCGCCGCCCTCTACGGCCGCGCCCCCCGCCTCGGCGCGCTGCTCGCCTTCGCCGCGGTCGCCTCGCTCGGACTGCCCGGACTGGCCGGCTTCTGGGGCGAGATGCTGGCCCTGTTCGGCGCCTTCGACCCGGCCGAGGGCCTCAGCCGCCCCGCCTTCCTCACGTACACGGCGATCGGCGCCTTCGGCACCCTCCTCACCGCCGCCTACCTCCTCGTCGTCGTCCGCCGCGTCTGCATGGGCGGCCCCCGCCCGTCCGGCGAGGCCGCGATCGCCGACGTCCAGGGGTACGAGCTGGCCGCCTGGACCCCGCTCGTCGCCCTCACCGTCCTCGCCGGACTGTGGCCCGCGGTCCTCCTCGGCCTCACCGACCCGGCCGTCCAGCAGCTCCTCGCCGGAGGCACCCAGTGA
- a CDS encoding complex I subunit 1 family protein, with protein MNDVLDVALRLLVVFAVFLVLPLVVGQTEHKVMAHMQGRLGPMYAGGFHGWAQLVADGVKFAQKEDVVPASADRRIFQLAPAVALLPYLLVLVALPIGPGEGAVGQVVDAGVFFVLAVMGVGVLGSLMAGWASANKFSLLGALRTAAQLLAYELPMLLAAASVAMAAGTVSLPGILDAFAWWWLPWQIVGALVFFTAGLAELQRPPFDMPVADSEIIFGAYTEYTGLRFALFLLAEYAGIVVLCGLTTVLFLGGWHGPFGDGLGWGLFWTLLKTAVLAFVVIWLRVSYPRLREDQLQKLAWTTLVPLALAQIALTGIVKVAIQ; from the coding sequence GTGAACGACGTACTCGACGTCGCCCTCCGGCTGCTCGTCGTCTTCGCCGTGTTCCTCGTGCTGCCGCTCGTCGTCGGGCAGACCGAGCACAAGGTCATGGCCCACATGCAGGGCCGGCTCGGGCCCATGTACGCGGGCGGGTTCCACGGGTGGGCGCAGCTCGTCGCCGACGGCGTGAAGTTCGCGCAGAAGGAGGACGTCGTACCGGCCAGCGCCGACCGGCGGATCTTCCAGCTCGCGCCGGCCGTCGCGCTGCTGCCGTATCTCCTCGTGCTCGTCGCGCTCCCCATCGGCCCCGGCGAGGGCGCCGTCGGGCAGGTCGTCGACGCCGGGGTGTTCTTCGTGCTGGCCGTGATGGGCGTCGGGGTGCTCGGGAGCCTGATGGCCGGATGGGCGTCGGCGAACAAGTTCTCGCTGCTCGGCGCGCTCCGTACCGCCGCGCAGCTGCTCGCGTACGAGCTGCCGATGCTGCTCGCCGCCGCGTCCGTCGCGATGGCGGCCGGTACGGTCTCGCTCCCGGGGATCCTGGACGCCTTCGCGTGGTGGTGGCTGCCCTGGCAGATCGTCGGCGCGCTCGTCTTCTTCACGGCCGGCCTCGCCGAGCTCCAGCGGCCCCCGTTCGACATGCCCGTCGCCGACTCGGAGATCATCTTCGGCGCGTACACCGAGTACACCGGTCTGCGCTTCGCGCTGTTCCTGCTCGCCGAGTACGCCGGCATCGTCGTCCTGTGCGGTCTGACCACCGTCCTCTTCCTCGGCGGCTGGCACGGACCCTTCGGCGACGGGCTCGGCTGGGGCCTGTTCTGGACCCTGCTCAAGACCGCCGTCCTGGCCTTCGTCGTGATCTGGCTCCGGGTGTCCTACCCCCGCCTGCGCGAGGACCAGCTCCAGAAGCTCGCCTGGACGACGCTCGTCCCGCTCGCCCTCGCGCAGATCGCGCTCACCGGCATCGTGAAGGTGGCGATCCAGTAA